CGCCACGGCGTCACACACGGTTTGGTTGGTGACGCCGACGCACAAGCACACGTACATCAGCAAACCCCCAGCAGATGCTGCGTCGGCGAACGATCAAGCCGCATATTAGTGGAGTCTAGCCTAAGCTGATTAGTGGAGTCTAACCTAACAATGACCCGCGGCTTGGACTTTGCGCCGGCGAGACGCGCCGACGCCGCAACAAACCCTGCGCCGACCCGTACTCGCTGCACTAGATTGAGACGCGGCACGCAAACGTGCTGTTATCAGCCCAAGACGAGCCCGACACCGGTGCGCTCCAGCCCTGCCCACCTGGCGCGGTTCGCCACGACAGCCTTATATCCCATAGGAGTGGTCATGCAAGGTGATCCCGATGTTCTGCGCCTGCTCAACGAACAATTGACCAGCGAGCTCACCGCTATCAACCAATACTTTCTGCACTCCAAGATGCAGGACAACTGGGGTTTTACCGAGCTGGCGGCCCACACCCGCGCGGAGTCGTTCGACGAAATGCGGCACGCCGAGGAAATCACCGATCGCATCTTGTTGCTGGATGGTTTGCCGAACTACCAGCGCATCGGTTCGTTGCGTATCGGCCAGACGCTCCGCGAGCAATTTGAGGCCGATCTGGCGATCGAATACGACGTGTTGAATCGTCTCAAGCCAGGAATCGTCATGTGCCGGGAGAAACAGGACACCACCAGCGCCGTACTGCTGGAGAAAATCGTTGCCGACGAGGAAGAACACATCGACTACTTGGAAACGCAGCTGGAGCTGATGGACAAGCTAGGAGAGGAGCTTTACTCGGCGCAGTGCGTCTCTCGCCCACCGACCTGATGCCCGCTTGAGGATTCTCCGATACCACTCCGGGCGCCGCTGACAAGCTCTAGCATCGACTCGAACAGCGATGGGAGGGCGGATATGGCGGGCCCCACAGCACCGACCACTGCCCCCACCGCAATCCGAGCCGGTGGCCCGCTGCTCAGTCCGGTGCGACGCAACATTATTTTCACCGCACTTGTGTTCGGGGTGCTGGTCGCTGCGACCGGCCAAACCATCGTTGTGCCCGCATTGCCGACGATCGTCGCCGAGCTGGGCAGCACCGTTGACCAGTCGTGGGCGGTCACCAGCTATCTGCTGGGGGGAACTGTCGTGGTTGTGGTGGCTGGCAAGCTCGGTGATCTGCTCGGCCGCAACAGGGTGCTGCTAGGCTCCGTCGTGGTCTTCGTCGTTGGCTCTGTGCTGTGCGGGTTATCGCAGACGATGACCATGCTGGCGATCTCTCGCGCACTGCAGGGCGTCGGTGCCGGTGCGATTTCCGTCACCGCCTACGCGCTGGCCGCTGAGGTGGTCCCACTGCGGGACCGTGGCCGCTACCAGGGCGTCTTAGGTGCGGTGTTCGGTGT
Above is a window of Mycobacterium tuberculosis H37Rv DNA encoding:
- the bfrA gene encoding bacterioferritin BfrA; translated protein: MQGDPDVLRLLNEQLTSELTAINQYFLHSKMQDNWGFTELAAHTRAESFDEMRHAEEITDRILLLDGLPNYQRIGSLRIGQTLREQFEADLAIEYDVLNRLKPGIVMCREKQDTTSAVLLEKIVADEEEHIDYLETQLELMDKLGEELYSAQCVSRPPT